In one window of Rhizobium glycinendophyticum DNA:
- a CDS encoding virulence factor family protein: MTSILKAFALVLALSQASVAFAEDAPPLDTGMIPAPLTLLPDDTPKALVVLLSDKDGWQDADQQQAERLQGNGAIVVGIDTPKYLASLAKDTGDCIYTVSDIEELGHQLQRKAGNSAFLPPIIAGRGQGGALALAILAQTPKATIGQTLALDPEAGIPVTKQFCTPAQKTLTGDRMIYGLTDGDLPDPAVVLLSPAAPADGRDHVASLVAAHPDIDQRDVKGDVTDAYSDAIDELIALGNSADTPLGLPLTILETTPTRDTLAVIYSGDGGWRDIDSEVATNLQADGIPVVGVDSLRYFWSERTPEETSADLATIMRTYQKRWKVRHVLLVGYSFGADVLPAAYNGLSDKLKARVPQISLLAVSHQVDYEISVSGWLGASGGKGAGDPLNDIKRIDPARVQCFYGADEEDDACRDLVGSGVETIELDGGHHFDGDYPALAKQIADGLTKRLGQ; this comes from the coding sequence ATGACCTCGATCCTCAAAGCCTTCGCGCTGGTCCTGGCGCTATCGCAGGCATCCGTAGCCTTCGCCGAAGACGCCCCGCCGCTGGACACCGGCATGATCCCGGCACCGCTCACGCTCTTGCCCGACGACACCCCGAAAGCCCTGGTCGTGTTGCTCTCGGACAAGGACGGTTGGCAGGACGCCGATCAGCAGCAGGCCGAACGGCTTCAGGGCAACGGAGCGATCGTCGTCGGCATCGACACGCCGAAATATCTCGCCTCGCTGGCCAAGGACACAGGCGACTGCATCTATACCGTGTCCGATATCGAGGAACTCGGCCATCAACTGCAGCGCAAGGCCGGTAACTCGGCCTTCCTGCCGCCGATCATCGCCGGTCGCGGTCAGGGCGGTGCGCTGGCGCTCGCCATCCTCGCCCAGACGCCGAAAGCCACGATCGGCCAGACGCTCGCCCTGGATCCCGAAGCCGGGATCCCTGTGACCAAGCAGTTCTGCACGCCCGCCCAGAAAACCCTCACGGGCGACCGCATGATCTATGGTCTGACGGATGGCGATCTGCCGGATCCCGCTGTCGTCCTGTTGAGCCCGGCCGCCCCCGCCGATGGCCGCGACCATGTCGCAAGCCTGGTCGCCGCCCATCCGGACATCGACCAGCGCGACGTCAAGGGCGACGTGACCGACGCCTATTCCGACGCGATCGACGAACTGATTGCGCTGGGCAATTCCGCCGATACGCCGCTCGGCCTGCCATTGACCATTCTCGAGACCACGCCGACCCGTGACACTCTGGCGGTGATCTATTCCGGCGACGGCGGCTGGCGCGACATCGACAGCGAGGTCGCCACCAATCTCCAGGCCGATGGCATCCCCGTCGTCGGTGTCGATTCCTTGCGCTATTTCTGGTCGGAACGCACGCCGGAGGAAACCAGCGCCGATCTCGCCACCATCATGCGCACCTATCAGAAGCGGTGGAAGGTCCGGCACGTGCTGCTGGTCGGTTACTCCTTCGGCGCCGACGTTCTGCCCGCCGCCTATAACGGCCTCTCCGACAAGCTGAAGGCCCGCGTGCCGCAGATCAGCCTGCTCGCCGTCTCGCACCAGGTCGATTACGAGATCTCCGTCTCCGGCTGGCTCGGTGCCAGCGGCGGCAAGGGTGCCGGTGATCCGCTCAACGACATCAAGCGCATCGATCCGGCACGGGTCCAATGTTTCTACGGCGCCGACGAGGAAGACGATGCCTGCCGCGATCTCGTCGGCAGCGGGGTCGAAACCATCGAGCTCGACGGGGGACACCATTTCGATGGCGATTATCCGGCTCTGGCGAAACAGATCGCCGACGGTCTGACGAAACGCCTGGGGCAATAG
- a CDS encoding SH3 domain-containing protein: MKKLWLMAAVAASTVGLPAIAEAAPAFSTGNVNMRSGPSTQYPPVIVIPVGSQVDIRGCLSSANWCDVAYAGYRGWVSGSYLQASYSQRRVYVDPQYYRPLGIPTVTFSIGSYWDDHYRNRSFYRDRDRWRDNDGWRDRDRQRERDRDWDRERIRDRDRDGRRDNDFRRPDNDPPRFEAPRRDNDRPREMNRPRNQDADRNDNRRREDFSHRGEEQKKNVRQIPRRQRGEAVCDPARQPCP; the protein is encoded by the coding sequence ATGAAGAAACTCTGGCTCATGGCCGCCGTTGCGGCCTCGACGGTCGGCCTGCCGGCTATTGCCGAGGCAGCGCCCGCATTCTCGACCGGCAACGTCAACATGCGCTCCGGCCCGAGCACGCAGTATCCGCCGGTGATTGTCATTCCGGTAGGCAGCCAGGTCGATATTCGCGGCTGCCTGTCCAGCGCCAATTGGTGCGATGTGGCCTATGCCGGTTATCGCGGCTGGGTGTCCGGCTCCTATCTGCAGGCAAGCTATTCGCAGCGCCGCGTCTATGTCGATCCGCAATATTATCGTCCGCTCGGAATCCCGACCGTGACCTTCAGCATCGGCAGCTATTGGGACGATCACTACCGCAACCGTTCGTTCTACCGAGACCGCGATCGCTGGCGGGATAACGACGGCTGGCGCGACCGCGATCGTCAGCGGGAACGCGACCGGGACTGGGATCGTGAGCGGATCCGGGATCGTGACCGAGACGGTCGCCGCGACAATGATTTCCGCCGACCGGACAACGACCCGCCGCGGTTCGAGGCGCCTCGGCGCGACAACGACCGGCCTCGGGAAATGAACCGTCCGCGGAACCAGGATGCCGACCGCAACGACAACAGGCGGCGCGAGGACTTTTCGCACAGGGGGGAAGAGCAGAAGAAGAATGTGCGCCAGATCCCCCGACGCCAGAGAGGCGAGGCGGTCTGCGATCCTGCCCGCCAGCCTTGCCCCTGA
- the ubiG gene encoding bifunctional 2-polyprenyl-6-hydroxyphenol methylase/3-demethylubiquinol 3-O-methyltransferase UbiG → MSADARTTIDQTEVDRFSAMAAEWWDPTGKFKPLHKINPVRLAYIRDMVCAHYGRDPKSHRPLEGLRVLDIGCGGGLLSEPVARMGASVLGADASEKNIKIAMTHSAQSGVEVDYRAVTAEALAAQGETFDIVLNMEVVEHVADVEFFLSTCASMVRPGGLMLVSTINRTMKAAALAIFGAEYVLRWLPRGTHQYEKLVRPEEIEGPLAMSGMGVVEMKGVFFNPLQNQWNLSSDIDVNYMVLASRPASAA, encoded by the coding sequence ATGAGTGCAGACGCACGCACCACCATCGATCAGACCGAAGTCGACCGCTTTTCTGCCATGGCAGCCGAGTGGTGGGACCCGACCGGCAAGTTCAAGCCGCTGCACAAGATCAACCCCGTACGCCTCGCCTATATCCGTGACATGGTCTGCGCCCATTATGGCCGTGACCCGAAAAGCCACCGCCCACTCGAAGGCCTGCGCGTCCTCGACATCGGCTGCGGTGGCGGCCTTCTCTCGGAACCGGTCGCCCGCATGGGCGCAAGCGTTCTCGGTGCCGACGCCTCGGAAAAGAACATCAAGATCGCCATGACTCATTCCGCGCAAAGCGGCGTCGAGGTGGATTATCGCGCCGTTACCGCAGAAGCGCTCGCCGCTCAGGGCGAGACCTTCGACATCGTCCTCAATATGGAGGTCGTCGAACACGTCGCCGACGTGGAGTTCTTCCTCTCGACCTGCGCCTCCATGGTCCGCCCCGGCGGCTTGATGCTGGTCTCCACCATCAACCGTACGATGAAGGCGGCAGCCCTTGCCATCTTCGGCGCCGAATACGTCCTTCGCTGGCTGCCACGTGGCACGCATCAGTATGAAAAGCTGGTCCGTCCGGAAGAGATCGAAGGCCCGCTCGCCATGAGCGGCATGGGCGTTGTCGAGATGAAGGGCGTTTTCTTCAATCCCCTGCAGAACCAGTGGAACCTCTCGTCCGACATCGACGTGAACTACATGGTCCTGGCAAGCCGCCCGGCATCGGCCGCATGA
- a CDS encoding DUF924 family protein, producing MSTPQAVIAFWRGAGREKWFVKDEALDLMIRERFLDLHFRAARNELSDWCTTAEGALALMILLDQFPRNLFRGSGHAFATDPLALSLAKQALAKGFDQQVEPPMAIFFYLPFEHSEDRAEQEHSMALFTDHHERVGDEECLRYAVVHRDIIARFGRFPHRNPALGRETTAEERAYLDADGFKG from the coding sequence ATGAGCACGCCGCAGGCGGTCATCGCCTTCTGGCGCGGAGCCGGTCGGGAGAAGTGGTTCGTCAAGGATGAGGCACTCGATCTTATGATCCGCGAGCGCTTTCTCGACCTGCATTTCCGCGCCGCCCGCAACGAACTGTCAGACTGGTGCACGACCGCCGAGGGCGCGCTTGCCCTGATGATTCTGCTCGACCAGTTTCCGAGAAATCTCTTCCGAGGCTCGGGCCACGCCTTCGCCACCGATCCACTGGCGCTGTCGCTCGCAAAGCAGGCGCTGGCCAAGGGTTTCGACCAACAGGTAGAACCGCCGATGGCGATCTTCTTCTACCTGCCCTTCGAGCATTCCGAGGACCGTGCCGAACAGGAACACAGCATGGCGCTGTTCACCGACCATCACGAGCGTGTCGGCGACGAAGAATGCCTGCGTTATGCCGTCGTCCACCGGGACATCATCGCCCGTTTCGGCCGTTTCCCGCATCGCAATCCGGCCCTCGGCCGGGAGACGACAGCAGAGGAACGCGCCTATCTCGACGCCGATGGCTTCAAGGGCTGA
- a CDS encoding DUF3291 domain-containing protein, with translation MSSVSHHLAIYNFGIHVQSYATAPVQGFALREPFNFEAAARAIGFVGRSGYEGEPGPESWGEHAVPTVLGDLRGCSTVSSLSLWEDIESLSAFSYAGVHADALKHARQWNIKQDWPPLVLFWVPTGDRPTWSQAVERFEGLMRNGPAPAHFSFKNAFSPDGEPYQLDRARVKQLSADNLIGQQDLLAIVKTLPV, from the coding sequence TTGAGTTCCGTTTCGCATCATCTTGCGATCTATAATTTCGGCATTCATGTCCAGTCCTATGCCACGGCCCCGGTGCAAGGTTTTGCCTTGCGGGAGCCGTTCAACTTCGAAGCGGCGGCGCGGGCAATCGGGTTTGTCGGCAGGTCCGGCTACGAAGGCGAGCCGGGGCCGGAGAGCTGGGGTGAGCATGCCGTCCCGACTGTTCTTGGCGATCTCAGAGGGTGCTCCACTGTGTCCTCCCTGTCGCTTTGGGAGGATATCGAGAGCCTTTCGGCTTTCAGTTATGCCGGTGTCCATGCCGATGCGCTGAAGCATGCGCGGCAATGGAATATCAAGCAAGACTGGCCGCCGCTGGTGCTGTTCTGGGTTCCCACGGGTGACAGACCGACCTGGTCGCAGGCTGTGGAGCGGTTCGAAGGACTGATGCGCAATGGACCTGCGCCGGCGCATTTTTCGTTCAAGAATGCGTTCAGTCCCGACGGGGAGCCGTATCAGCTCGATCGCGCACGGGTGAAGCAGTTGAGCGCAGACAACCTGATCGGCCAGCAGGATCTCCTGGCCATCGTCAAGACTTTGCCGGTGTGA
- a CDS encoding DUF1178 family protein: MIRYSLCCEKAHEFEGWFSQSADFDRQKETGFLTCPVCGSAEVSKVLMAPAVATARQKDETQALAVSEAQKQAFVKLKEAIREIRASSEDVGEKFPEEARKIHYGEAEARGIIGQASPVEVKSLIEEGIEIAPLPVLPDDVN, from the coding sequence TTGATCCGCTACTCTCTGTGCTGCGAGAAAGCCCATGAGTTTGAAGGTTGGTTCTCGCAGAGTGCCGATTTCGATCGTCAGAAGGAAACCGGCTTTCTGACCTGCCCCGTCTGCGGTTCGGCGGAGGTGTCCAAGGTGCTGATGGCGCCAGCGGTCGCGACCGCGCGACAGAAAGACGAGACGCAAGCGCTCGCCGTCTCCGAAGCGCAGAAGCAGGCTTTCGTGAAGCTCAAGGAAGCCATCCGCGAGATCCGCGCGAGCAGCGAGGATGTCGGCGAGAAGTTTCCCGAGGAAGCGCGCAAGATCCATTACGGCGAGGCGGAAGCCCGCGGCATCATCGGCCAGGCTTCACCTGTCGAGGTGAAGTCGCTGATCGAGGAAGGGATCGAGATCGCGCCGCTGCCGGTCCTGCCGGATGATGTGAATTGA
- a CDS encoding carbon-nitrogen hydrolase family protein, whose translation MVFKAAAVQMCSGVDPEKNAQAMARLVRDAAAQGAIYVQTPEMTGAVQKDRAGLAAILRDEENDLIVKAASDLAKELKIHLHVGSTAIKLADGKIANRAFLFGPDGAKITSYDKIHMFDVDLDNGESWRESSVYRPGERAVVADLPFGKLGFGVCYDVRFPHLFRAEAMAGAEVLTTPAAFTKQTGEAHWEILLRARAIENGAYVISAAQAGVHEDGRETYGHSMIIGPWGKVLASAGGSGEAVVIADVDLEAVKACRAKIPNLKNGRDFQLDVAPALAKGGVTV comes from the coding sequence ATGGTGTTCAAGGCCGCTGCCGTCCAGATGTGTTCCGGCGTCGATCCGGAGAAGAATGCGCAAGCCATGGCGCGGCTGGTACGTGACGCCGCTGCCCAGGGCGCGATCTATGTGCAGACGCCGGAGATGACCGGTGCCGTGCAGAAGGACCGGGCCGGGCTCGCCGCGATCCTGCGTGACGAAGAGAACGATCTGATCGTCAAGGCGGCCTCCGACCTTGCGAAGGAACTGAAGATCCACCTGCATGTGGGTTCGACGGCGATCAAGCTCGCCGACGGGAAGATTGCCAATCGGGCCTTTCTCTTCGGACCTGATGGCGCGAAGATAACTTCCTATGACAAGATCCACATGTTCGACGTCGATCTCGACAATGGCGAGAGCTGGCGTGAAAGCTCAGTCTATCGCCCCGGCGAGCGGGCCGTGGTGGCGGACCTGCCCTTCGGCAAGCTCGGTTTCGGCGTCTGCTACGATGTGCGCTTCCCGCACCTCTTCCGGGCCGAGGCCATGGCGGGTGCTGAAGTCCTGACGACGCCGGCGGCCTTCACCAAGCAGACGGGCGAGGCGCATTGGGAGATCCTGCTTCGCGCTCGCGCCATCGAAAACGGCGCTTATGTGATCTCGGCAGCGCAGGCCGGTGTGCATGAGGACGGGCGCGAGACCTATGGTCATTCGATGATCATTGGCCCCTGGGGCAAGGTTCTGGCGTCTGCCGGCGGTTCCGGTGAGGCTGTGGTCATTGCGGATGTCGATCTCGAGGCGGTCAAGGCTTGCCGGGCGAAGATCCCGAACCTGAAGAACGGGCGCGACTTCCAGCTTGATGTCGCACCGGCGCTCGCCAAGGGAGGCGTCACGGTTTGA
- the grxC gene encoding glutaredoxin 3 — protein sequence MANVTVYTRQFCGYCASAKALLDKKGVAYVEHDATGKPELREEMISKSGRNTFPQIFIGEQHVGGCDDLHALDRAGKLDPLLAG from the coding sequence ATGGCTAATGTCACCGTTTATACCCGTCAGTTCTGCGGCTATTGCGCCAGCGCAAAGGCGCTGCTCGACAAGAAGGGGGTCGCCTATGTCGAGCATGATGCGACAGGCAAGCCGGAGCTGCGCGAGGAGATGATTTCGAAATCGGGCCGCAATACGTTCCCGCAGATCTTCATTGGCGAACAGCATGTCGGCGGCTGTGACGACCTGCATGCGCTCGACCGGGCCGGCAAGCTCGATCCGCTTCTCGCCGGTTAA
- a CDS encoding ComF family protein, translated as MMLRGLFHLVYPPTCAHCHMQILTHNALCSDCWSTLRLIERPFCEVLGLPFAHDPGEDMLSPEAIAHPPVFDRLRSVALHEGVARHLVHGLKYRDRTDLAPMMAAWMVRAASAEITAADGVVAVPLHRMRMFRRMFNQSAELARHVARQSGKPFLAEALIRRKRTQQQVGLTANQRALNVRGAFLVPEGREDLVFGRRLILIDDVYTTGATVGAATAALKKAGAADVTVLTFARALSAPI; from the coding sequence ATGATGCTGCGTGGGCTGTTTCATCTGGTTTATCCGCCGACCTGTGCGCATTGTCATATGCAGATCCTGACGCACAACGCGCTCTGCAGTGACTGCTGGTCGACACTGAGGTTGATCGAGCGGCCGTTCTGCGAGGTGCTGGGTCTGCCGTTTGCGCATGATCCGGGGGAGGACATGCTTTCGCCCGAGGCGATTGCCCATCCCCCGGTCTTTGACCGCCTGCGCTCGGTGGCACTGCATGAAGGCGTGGCACGCCATCTGGTGCATGGGCTGAAGTATCGCGATCGGACGGATCTCGCGCCGATGATGGCGGCGTGGATGGTGCGGGCGGCCTCTGCCGAGATTACGGCGGCTGACGGGGTTGTTGCAGTGCCACTGCACCGGATGCGGATGTTCCGGCGGATGTTCAACCAGTCGGCGGAACTGGCGCGGCATGTGGCGCGGCAATCGGGCAAGCCGTTTCTCGCCGAGGCACTGATCCGGCGCAAGCGTACGCAGCAGCAGGTGGGGCTGACGGCCAACCAGCGCGCGCTCAACGTGCGCGGTGCGTTTCTGGTGCCGGAGGGGCGCGAGGATCTGGTGTTCGGGCGCCGGCTCATCTTGATTGACGACGTCTACACGACCGGGGCAACGGTCGGTGCTGCAACCGCGGCGCTGAAGAAGGCAGGGGCTGCTGACGTCACGGTTTTGACCTTTGCAAGGGCTTTGTCCGCGCCTATATGA